Proteins found in one Paenibacillus wynnii genomic segment:
- the cysI gene encoding assimilatory sulfite reductase (NADPH) hemoprotein subunit codes for MANNEVVKPIGGPPSDVEHIKIESNYLRGALVETLRNPITGGLPEDDNRLLKFHGSYMQDDRDLRTERDRQKLEPAYQFMLRVVIPGGVMTSAQWLVMDDLAHKYGNGTLRITTRQAFQMHGVLKWNLKKTIRSINDTLMTTLAACGDVNRNVMSNPNPYQSEVHAEVYEWARKVSDHLSPRTPAYHEIWLDGEKVVDSLADGAEVEPIYGPVYLPRKFKIGMAVPPSNDVDVFSQDLGFIAIIEEGKLVGFNVSVGGGMGMTHGDTSTYPQLGRVIGFCRPEQLLDVSEKTVTIQRDYGNRSVRKNARFKYTIDRHGIEWFVSELHERLGWQLEAARAYHFDHNGERYGWVKGTNGKWNLSLYIQSGRIHDEDNNALMTGLREIAKIHTGDFRLTPNQNLIIANVSSTKKGKITELAKQYGLTDGAHHSALRRSALSCVAFPTCGLAMAEAERYLPSLLDKLEVILDKAGLRDEEINIRMTGCPNSCARPALGEISFIGKSLGRYNMYLGAGFAGDRLNKIYKENVDETEILEILEPIIHQYAAERNNGEHFGDFVIRAGYVKAVTNGLNFHD; via the coding sequence ATGGCAAACAATGAAGTAGTTAAGCCGATTGGCGGGCCGCCAAGTGATGTTGAGCATATTAAGATAGAGAGCAATTACTTGCGGGGTGCGTTAGTTGAAACCTTGAGAAACCCTATTACCGGGGGCCTGCCGGAAGATGATAACCGGTTGTTGAAATTTCACGGGAGCTATATGCAGGATGACAGAGATTTGCGTACTGAACGCGATCGTCAAAAGCTGGAGCCTGCTTACCAGTTCATGCTCCGTGTAGTCATACCGGGCGGTGTAATGACATCGGCACAGTGGCTAGTCATGGATGATCTGGCCCATAAATATGGAAACGGTACGCTTCGGATTACTACCAGACAAGCTTTTCAAATGCATGGTGTGCTGAAGTGGAACTTGAAAAAGACGATCCGATCCATTAACGATACTCTAATGACAACACTAGCCGCTTGCGGCGATGTTAACCGTAATGTGATGAGTAACCCTAATCCGTATCAATCAGAGGTTCATGCCGAGGTCTATGAATGGGCTCGTAAAGTTAGCGATCACTTATCGCCACGAACACCTGCTTATCATGAGATTTGGCTGGATGGGGAAAAGGTAGTGGACAGCTTGGCAGACGGGGCAGAGGTGGAGCCTATCTACGGTCCCGTGTATTTGCCGCGTAAATTCAAAATTGGTATGGCGGTCCCTCCTTCCAATGATGTAGATGTTTTTTCTCAGGATCTAGGATTTATCGCTATTATCGAAGAGGGAAAACTTGTAGGTTTTAACGTTTCGGTTGGCGGCGGTATGGGAATGACTCATGGAGATACCAGCACTTACCCGCAATTGGGACGTGTAATCGGGTTCTGTCGCCCTGAGCAGCTACTCGATGTGTCCGAGAAGACGGTTACTATTCAACGGGATTACGGCAATCGTTCTGTCCGCAAAAATGCGCGGTTCAAGTATACCATTGACCGTCATGGCATTGAATGGTTCGTAAGTGAACTGCATGAAAGATTGGGATGGCAGTTGGAAGCAGCACGTGCCTACCATTTTGATCATAACGGTGAACGCTATGGCTGGGTGAAAGGTACCAACGGCAAATGGAATCTGTCGCTTTATATTCAAAGCGGACGAATTCATGACGAGGACAACAATGCATTGATGACAGGATTGCGGGAAATTGCCAAGATTCATACCGGTGATTTCCGCCTTACCCCGAACCAGAATTTGATTATTGCCAACGTATCCAGTACTAAAAAGGGTAAAATCACTGAATTGGCTAAGCAATATGGACTCACGGACGGTGCACATCATTCCGCACTGCGGAGAAGTGCCTTGTCCTGTGTGGCCTTCCCTACCTGCGGATTGGCCATGGCTGAAGCGGAGCGTTATTTGCCCTCGTTGCTGGATAAGCTGGAGGTGATCTTGGATAAGGCTGGCCTTCGGGATGAGGAAATTAATATCCGTATGACAGGCTGCCCGAACAGCTGTGCCAGACCAGCGCTTGGTGAAATTTCGTTTATTGGTAAATCTCTTGGCAGATACAATATGTATCTAGGTGCAGGCTTTGCCGGTGACAGATTGAACAAGATCTATAAGGAAAATGTAGATGAGACCGAAATCTTGGAGATACTTGAGCCTATCATTCATCAATATGCTGCTGAACGCAATAACGGCGAGCATTTCGGCGACTTCGTCATTCGTGCTGGATATGTGAAGGCTGTTACCAACGGTCTGAATTTTCATGACTGA
- a CDS encoding assimilatory sulfite reductase (NADPH) flavoprotein subunit: MQLQVTNSPFNESQVELLNRLLPSLTETQKIWLSGYISALQSAAVTPNGTEPQSITAAVANTDVISAVGASAVSREVTVLFGSQTGNSQRLAGSLSRKLEEQGYQVTLASMNTFRPNGLKKVENLLLLVSTHGEGEPPDNARSFYEFIYSKRAPQLDNLRFSVLALGDTSYEFFCQTGKDFDQRLEELGGKRLTPRVDCDLDYDDQVAEWFESVLSSLNGQSNAHALAAEVVKASEAAESEGSDYSRNNPFRAEVLENLNLNGRGSDRETRHLELSLEGSNLQFEPGDSLGVYPENHPELVDAIIGAMGWNSGETVPFNKKGEEGTLREALLYHYDITVLTKPLLEQAVQFSSVSGLGELLSPGRQQDLKDYIQGRDLLDLVQDFGPWQAPARSFVTILRKLPARLYSIASSWKANPDEVHFTVRAVRYQAHGRDRYGVCSVHCAERVQPGGTLPIYIQHNPNFKLPANSDVPIIMIGPGTGVAPFRSFLEEREELGAQGKSWLIYGDRHFVTDFLYQTDWQRMLNDGVLTKLDVAFSRDTEEKVYVQHRIMEKSREIYEWLKEGAHIYICGDEKHMAHDVHSALITVIQQEGGISPEEAAAYLEDMQQQGRYQRDVY, translated from the coding sequence TTGCAACTTCAAGTAACGAACAGTCCCTTTAATGAGAGCCAAGTCGAACTTCTCAATCGGCTTCTACCATCCTTAACGGAAACACAAAAGATATGGCTTAGCGGGTATATTTCAGCTCTTCAATCCGCTGCAGTGACACCGAATGGTACTGAGCCACAGTCTATTACAGCAGCAGTTGCAAATACGGATGTTATTTCAGCAGTAGGAGCATCCGCGGTTTCCCGTGAAGTTACCGTGCTTTTTGGTTCTCAAACCGGTAATTCTCAGAGACTTGCCGGAAGCTTGTCCCGGAAGTTGGAAGAGCAGGGTTATCAGGTAACTCTGGCTTCCATGAATACATTTAGACCCAACGGGCTGAAAAAGGTCGAGAATCTGCTTCTATTGGTCAGTACCCATGGAGAAGGAGAGCCGCCGGATAATGCCCGTTCCTTCTACGAGTTTATCTATAGCAAAAGAGCGCCGCAATTAGACAACCTGCGGTTTTCTGTACTGGCTTTGGGAGATACCTCTTATGAGTTCTTCTGCCAAACGGGAAAAGATTTTGATCAACGTCTGGAAGAGCTCGGCGGTAAACGGCTTACTCCTCGTGTAGACTGTGACTTGGATTATGACGATCAAGTAGCAGAGTGGTTTGAGAGTGTATTAAGTTCTCTAAACGGACAGTCCAATGCTCATGCTCTTGCCGCCGAGGTAGTTAAAGCTTCTGAAGCTGCGGAGTCTGAGGGGTCGGACTATTCACGTAATAATCCCTTTAGGGCTGAGGTTCTTGAGAATCTAAATCTTAATGGTCGTGGTTCAGACCGTGAAACCCGTCATCTTGAGCTTTCTCTTGAGGGCTCTAATCTGCAATTCGAACCCGGTGATTCATTAGGAGTGTATCCGGAGAATCACCCAGAGCTGGTAGATGCAATTATAGGGGCAATGGGCTGGAATTCCGGAGAGACCGTTCCTTTTAACAAAAAAGGTGAAGAAGGTACACTGCGCGAGGCTTTACTCTATCACTACGATATTACTGTCCTGACCAAACCTCTTTTGGAGCAAGCGGTTCAGTTCTCTTCCGTTAGCGGGTTGGGTGAACTTCTGTCACCGGGCCGGCAACAGGACCTTAAAGATTATATCCAAGGACGTGATCTCTTGGATTTAGTACAGGATTTTGGACCTTGGCAAGCTCCGGCACGCAGCTTTGTTACCATTTTGCGTAAGCTGCCCGCCCGTCTATACTCTATTGCAAGCAGCTGGAAGGCTAATCCGGATGAAGTGCATTTCACAGTAAGAGCTGTGCGCTACCAGGCTCATGGTCGAGATCGTTACGGTGTTTGCTCGGTTCATTGTGCGGAACGTGTGCAGCCGGGCGGAACTTTACCGATTTATATCCAGCACAATCCTAATTTCAAGCTTCCTGCTAATTCGGATGTTCCGATTATTATGATAGGCCCTGGAACCGGAGTAGCTCCGTTCAGATCTTTCTTGGAAGAGAGAGAAGAACTGGGTGCGCAAGGTAAATCCTGGTTAATCTACGGGGATCGGCATTTTGTAACGGATTTTTTATATCAAACCGACTGGCAGAGAATGCTTAATGACGGCGTACTCACGAAGCTGGATGTCGCGTTTTCCAGAGATACAGAAGAGAAGGTTTATGTACAGCACCGCATCATGGAGAAAAGCCGTGAAATCTATGAATGGCTTAAAGAAGGTGCCCATATCTATATCTGCGGTGACGAAAAGCATATGGCGCATGATGTTCATTCCGCCCTTATCACAGTTATTCAACAAGAAGGCGGTATAAGCCCGGAAGAAGCGGCAGCCTATCTTGAAGATATGCAGCAGCAGGGGCGTTACCAGCGCGATGTTTATTAA
- a CDS encoding DUF421 domain-containing protein yields MELGSILTKLIIGFFGLWSMARLLGKKEISALTPFDFISAVVLGDLVGNTIYEKEHSVLKLIFTLVIWTLLSVLFEKITQFIPKLRKPLEGQAEILIHDGKIDLTKLRKNNLDFDQLRMMLRAKNTFSLEEVAFAIYETNGSLSILKKPLYEGVLRKDLNLPDQEVQLTLCIVEKGVLHKENLHRLGKDQAWFKSQIEKKGYPDIKSIAYAEFDGEGDLTIIPAYAQN; encoded by the coding sequence ATGGAACTCGGATCCATTTTGACCAAGTTAATCATAGGATTCTTTGGGTTATGGAGTATGGCGAGATTACTTGGCAAGAAAGAGATTTCTGCATTGACACCCTTTGATTTTATTTCCGCTGTCGTATTGGGTGATCTGGTAGGAAACACGATTTATGAAAAAGAGCATTCCGTGCTTAAGTTGATCTTCACCCTTGTCATCTGGACCCTACTGTCTGTTCTTTTTGAAAAAATCACGCAGTTTATACCCAAGCTTCGCAAACCCTTGGAGGGCCAAGCGGAAATCCTGATTCATGATGGAAAAATTGATTTGACTAAACTCCGGAAAAACAACTTAGACTTTGATCAATTGCGGATGATGCTTCGAGCGAAGAACACCTTTTCTCTGGAGGAAGTTGCTTTTGCCATCTATGAAACAAACGGATCTTTAAGCATTCTTAAAAAACCTCTATACGAAGGTGTACTCCGAAAGGATTTGAATCTTCCTGATCAGGAAGTACAGTTGACGCTTTGCATCGTGGAAAAAGGTGTTTTACACAAGGAAAATCTCCATCGTTTAGGTAAAGATCAAGCTTGGTTTAAGAGTCAGATTGAAAAAAAGGGATACCCGGACATTAAGAGCATAGCTTATGCCGAATTCGACGGGGAAGGTGATTTAACTATCATCCCTGCTTATGCTCAGAATTAA
- a CDS encoding ATP-binding protein encodes MKEKTKPTKTSIKTKYLRIIIILFSIIILLGSISFIYLNKKQTQQQEAREVLQNKTNTIDVLAESLKEVIFRARSYAAFKSDNDLELLNTEFQKLDGLMNTYSLLDLSTEEVQFRDDIEAFYTQYKTDILPEMIRLVDADDYAGLRAFSQDGTTQDVNSFILYTKEFKQKSDLTLDTMAMDSIHKANNLTWIGFLFSTLILLFFTWITWRIIKDLINPILLLEGATHSVAAGDEILLSQLHSQDEIGRLYNAFLDMARSIQDKEEELMMQNEELFAQQDELQAQQSKLQNSLSEINSMMKALDQSSAVGILTDKGVFSYANDNLSEYTHYKKSEIIGYTYRLFEVNNISSIHFQRIFRKLKNGGVWSDEVQILAKDESYLWLHLTAVPYLDENGNVYQYILIANDITSMKSTQQELATTLKNTQQTQMMLELNNQLNHEITYTLDKYEFADKFIQSMNRLYSFDSSFFLLVRDKIAAVRGIPQESVERYIENDNNEMLYRMQTEKSYIIKRLSTPSEQGISPDVMYSYDYYTTVVNAKDEILAVFCGSRVGHSFTKEEINEVQGMMNRVALAIERLFMYEEIEHGRKLNQDIVNNVNEGIQFVDSEGNILHINKALRQIFDFRLSSEGTQIPKEQWMEHFTSQSMESKDFQRFYLTAISENSVESSSMKYSIGSKPVKHIDVYAIPVFRRNTRIGTLFVHRDITREYELDLMKSELVSTVSHELRTPLSSVLGFTELLLSKTMKPEKQLKYLETIHKEAKRLTDLINDFLDLQRMESGKQQYVTEHANLSEIVLGVIEQYKLSNTHQVLLVDEAQNAEVDVDKNKIIQVLTNLLGNAIKFSPNSSEVKVLLHNEQGYIVVQIQDSGMGIAQDQISQLFQKFRRIDNSASKRIGGTGLGLAICKEIIDKQQGTIGIDSVEGEGTTVWFRIPVLHAEATGQEEDHNKWSTDKENKPNVLIVEDDNSLSLLLSEELKAKGFRVTHHYHPQKAYDQALKTSFVAIVVDLMLGEELDGWDLIRMLKTDPRTENIPIVISSALDKSDKDLMNVVQKYLTKPYPPGELSNTIEEIVKIKQGLGEVLFPG; translated from the coding sequence ATGAAGGAAAAGACTAAACCGACTAAAACAAGTATCAAAACAAAATATCTCCGCATTATTATTATTCTATTTTCCATCATAATCTTGTTAGGTTCGATTTCCTTCATCTATTTAAATAAAAAACAGACCCAGCAACAAGAGGCTCGGGAAGTTTTACAGAACAAAACGAATACGATAGATGTACTAGCTGAATCGTTGAAAGAAGTGATTTTCCGTGCTAGAAGTTATGCTGCATTTAAGAGTGACAACGATTTAGAGTTATTAAATACTGAGTTTCAAAAGCTTGATGGCCTAATGAATACCTATTCATTGCTTGATTTGTCAACGGAAGAAGTGCAATTTAGAGATGATATTGAAGCATTCTATACCCAATATAAAACGGATATTCTACCAGAAATGATTCGTTTGGTCGATGCCGATGACTATGCAGGATTGAGAGCCTTCTCTCAAGACGGCACTACTCAAGACGTAAATAGTTTCATCCTCTATACCAAAGAATTCAAGCAGAAGTCAGATCTTACTCTAGATACTATGGCTATGGACTCCATACATAAGGCGAACAATTTAACATGGATAGGGTTCTTATTCAGTACACTTATCCTGCTGTTCTTCACTTGGATCACTTGGCGAATTATTAAGGATTTGATTAATCCCATACTGTTACTTGAAGGTGCGACACACTCTGTGGCAGCAGGCGATGAAATTTTGTTAAGTCAGCTTCATAGTCAGGATGAGATCGGCCGCCTCTATAATGCCTTTCTTGATATGGCTAGAAGTATTCAAGATAAAGAAGAAGAGCTCATGATGCAGAATGAAGAGCTTTTCGCCCAGCAGGATGAGCTTCAAGCTCAGCAATCCAAGCTGCAGAACTCCTTAAGCGAGATTAATAGTATGATGAAGGCTCTTGATCAATCATCTGCGGTAGGAATACTTACAGATAAAGGGGTATTTAGCTATGCCAATGATAATCTGAGCGAATACACCCATTACAAGAAGTCGGAAATCATCGGTTATACGTACAGATTATTTGAAGTGAACAATATCTCTTCAATTCACTTCCAACGGATCTTCCGCAAATTAAAAAATGGTGGAGTCTGGAGCGATGAAGTTCAAATTCTAGCTAAAGACGAATCTTACCTATGGCTGCATCTGACTGCAGTCCCTTACTTAGACGAGAATGGTAACGTGTACCAATACATCCTGATTGCAAATGATATAACCTCTATGAAGAGCACTCAGCAAGAGTTAGCAACTACGTTAAAAAATACACAACAAACTCAAATGATGCTGGAGTTAAATAATCAATTGAACCATGAAATCACCTATACATTGGATAAGTATGAGTTTGCAGATAAATTTATACAGTCCATGAACAGGCTTTATTCCTTTGATTCCAGTTTCTTTCTACTAGTCAGAGATAAAATCGCAGCTGTCAGAGGGATACCTCAGGAGAGTGTTGAACGTTATATCGAAAATGACAACAATGAAATGTTATATCGTATGCAAACAGAGAAATCATATATTATTAAGCGTCTATCGACCCCATCCGAACAGGGAATCTCACCAGATGTAATGTACAGTTACGATTACTATACAACGGTTGTGAATGCCAAGGATGAGATTTTGGCTGTTTTTTGCGGCAGTAGAGTTGGACATTCCTTCACCAAGGAGGAGATCAACGAAGTTCAAGGGATGATGAATAGAGTAGCTCTTGCAATAGAACGGTTATTCATGTATGAGGAAATTGAACACGGAAGAAAACTGAATCAGGATATCGTGAATAATGTGAACGAGGGAATCCAATTTGTTGACTCGGAGGGTAACATACTCCATATCAATAAAGCTCTGCGCCAAATATTTGATTTCCGATTATCAAGCGAGGGGACGCAAATTCCTAAGGAACAATGGATGGAACATTTCACCTCGCAATCCATGGAATCTAAGGATTTCCAGAGGTTTTACCTTACAGCAATCTCCGAAAATTCGGTCGAATCCAGCAGTATGAAGTACTCTATTGGGTCGAAACCAGTGAAGCATATTGATGTGTATGCTATTCCGGTTTTCCGCCGTAATACCCGTATTGGTACATTATTCGTACATCGGGACATTACTAGAGAATATGAGCTTGATTTGATGAAATCAGAACTGGTTAGTACGGTTAGCCATGAACTTCGGACACCGTTATCGAGTGTGTTAGGCTTTACCGAACTACTGCTGTCTAAAACGATGAAGCCGGAGAAGCAATTGAAGTATCTGGAGACGATCCATAAGGAAGCAAAGAGATTAACCGATCTAATCAATGATTTCCTGGATCTCCAGCGGATGGAGTCGGGCAAACAGCAATATGTTACTGAGCATGCCAATCTTAGTGAAATCGTACTGGGTGTTATTGAACAATATAAACTGAGCAATACTCATCAGGTTCTTCTGGTCGATGAAGCTCAAAACGCCGAAGTGGATGTCGATAAGAATAAAATTATTCAGGTACTGACGAACCTGCTTGGTAACGCCATCAAGTTCTCGCCTAACAGCAGCGAAGTTAAAGTGCTCCTCCATAATGAACAGGGTTACATAGTTGTTCAAATTCAGGACTCCGGGATGGGTATTGCACAAGACCAAATCAGCCAGCTTTTCCAAAAATTTAGAAGAATAGATAATAGTGCATCAAAGAGAATCGGTGGAACAGGTCTGGGACTTGCGATCTGCAAGGAAATTATAGATAAACAGCAGGGTACCATCGGTATAGATTCAGTGGAGGGTGAAGGTACTACAGTCTGGTTCAGAATCCCTGTTCTTCATGCTGAAGCAACCGGGCAAGAGGAAGACCACAACAAATGGAGTACCGACAAAGAAAACAAGCCCAATGTTTTGATTGTAGAAGATGACAACAGTTTGTCTCTACTCTTATCAGAGGAGCTAAAAGCCAAAGGCTTTAGGGTTACTCATCATTACCATCCGCAGAAAGCTTATGATCAGGCTCTAAAGACATCATTTGTAGCCATAGTAGTTGATTTAATGCTAGGGGAAGAATTGGATGGGTGGGATCTCATCCGAATGTTGAAAACAGATCCGAGAACGGAGAACATTCCGATCGTAATCTCTTCAGCGTTGGATAAATCAGATAAAGATTTAATGAACGTTGTCCAAAAGTACCTAACCAAACCCTATCCACCAGGTGAACTGTCAAATACAATTGAAGAAATTGTGAAGATTAAGCAAGGTTTGGGTGAGGTGCTTTTTCCGGGATGA
- a CDS encoding response regulator transcription factor, producing MQKVLVVEDEEVLRMLIVDTLEDLEGVEIHTAENGVEALAKLSTETYSLVLLDYMMPVLTGIEVLGRLDEATKSATPILMLTAKAQEMDRNRAILAGARYFMPKPFSPMELLQIVEGILSDEGKD from the coding sequence ATGCAGAAAGTACTTGTTGTAGAAGATGAAGAAGTGCTGCGGATGTTAATAGTGGATACACTGGAGGATCTGGAGGGTGTAGAGATTCATACCGCGGAAAATGGTGTAGAGGCGCTGGCAAAGCTTTCTACGGAGACTTACAGTCTGGTGCTCCTAGATTATATGATGCCAGTCTTGACGGGGATTGAGGTACTGGGTCGGCTGGATGAGGCTACAAAAAGTGCTACTCCTATATTGATGTTGACCGCCAAAGCACAGGAAATGGACCGCAATAGAGCAATTTTAGCAGGCGCCCGTTATTTTATGCCCAAACCGTTCAGTCCAATGGAACTCTTGCAGATTGTGGAGGGGATCCTAAGTGATGAAGGAAAAGACTAA
- a CDS encoding diguanylate cyclase has protein sequence MTMRKYKDLIEQRTRQTLQEWSEYRGVEERDIYRFLHNLKGTAGTVGMKYVEKLAESTILLFSENSERSWSVEEWGEYLYPFLPVFREDISVDVSIHDSQQQATDSNADPSKYEILMIDDDVELVAFFKESLEKQSYYVTIALSAERGLKVFYESKPDLILLDILLPDQSGIEVLHQIVGKANKEHIPIMIISSEFSKELQMQAYSLGVMDFVKKPVDMDLFLVLIQNRFKLKTDWQKSIIVDELTGAFNRKHFNQTLKQLIADFKRTERKFSLALLDLDYFKKVNDSYGHLVGDEVLQTFAEIVQSSIRIEDTFCRYGGEEFALFLPNTDASSAKSVVERIQERFSDREFQSKNETFRVTFSSGITEIINPDVDADKLVEEADQALYVGKYAGRNQTILYTDHLSSLRLKSVLNVIIVDDDALIRRIVSTQFSTWAPSNIAKISISSYANGLDFLNSNWYSANEKYIILLDGVMPDLDGVEVLERIRNDYPSVNILVIMLTGRTNQSDIVHALQTGADDYVIKPFHMKELLLRIERLAFRFLF, from the coding sequence ATGACAATGCGGAAGTATAAGGATCTGATAGAGCAGCGGACGAGACAGACTCTACAGGAATGGTCAGAATACCGGGGGGTTGAGGAAAGGGATATATACCGTTTCTTGCATAATCTAAAAGGTACTGCTGGAACAGTCGGGATGAAATACGTGGAAAAATTAGCAGAGAGCACGATCTTACTATTCTCGGAGAACAGTGAGCGAAGCTGGTCCGTGGAGGAATGGGGGGAATATTTGTATCCATTCCTGCCTGTTTTTAGAGAGGATATCTCTGTCGATGTGTCCATACACGATAGTCAGCAACAAGCAACCGACAGTAATGCAGACCCTTCAAAATATGAAATTCTTATGATAGATGATGATGTGGAGTTGGTTGCTTTTTTCAAAGAGTCTCTGGAGAAGCAGTCCTATTATGTCACTATTGCTTTATCTGCGGAACGGGGATTGAAGGTTTTTTATGAGAGTAAGCCGGACCTGATCCTGCTAGATATTCTACTTCCTGATCAAAGTGGCATAGAGGTCTTGCATCAAATTGTAGGTAAGGCAAATAAAGAGCATATCCCCATCATGATCATTAGCAGTGAATTCTCCAAAGAGCTTCAAATGCAAGCCTATTCTCTGGGTGTGATGGATTTTGTGAAAAAACCGGTGGATATGGATCTTTTCCTGGTCTTAATCCAAAACCGTTTTAAGCTTAAAACGGATTGGCAGAAATCCATCATCGTGGATGAGCTGACGGGTGCCTTTAACCGCAAGCATTTCAATCAGACCTTAAAACAGCTGATCGCAGATTTCAAGCGTACCGAGCGGAAGTTTTCTTTAGCGCTGCTTGATCTTGATTATTTCAAAAAAGTGAATGATTCATACGGACATCTCGTTGGTGATGAGGTGCTGCAGACTTTTGCAGAAATCGTACAAAGTTCCATACGTATAGAAGATACCTTTTGCCGATATGGTGGAGAGGAGTTTGCCTTATTTCTGCCTAATACGGATGCATCCTCTGCGAAGTCTGTTGTAGAGCGTATTCAGGAACGCTTCTCTGACAGGGAATTCCAATCCAAAAATGAAACTTTCCGAGTAACGTTCTCGAGCGGAATAACAGAGATCATAAATCCTGATGTGGATGCCGATAAATTAGTAGAGGAAGCTGATCAGGCGCTTTATGTCGGTAAATATGCCGGTAGAAATCAGACCATCCTTTATACGGATCATTTGTCTTCGCTTCGATTAAAGTCAGTCCTTAATGTGATTATTGTAGATGATGATGCGCTGATACGCAGGATCGTATCCACTCAATTCTCTACTTGGGCTCCGTCAAATATTGCCAAGATTAGTATAAGCAGTTATGCGAACGGTCTGGATTTTTTGAACTCGAATTGGTATTCAGCAAACGAGAAGTATATCATCCTGTTGGACGGAGTGATGCCGGACCTTGACGGTGTCGAAGTGCTGGAACGTATCCGTAATGATTATCCGTCAGTCAATATACTGGTGATTATGCTGACAGGCAGAACGAATCAATCAGATATTGTGCATGCATTGCAAACGGGAGCAGATGACTATGTTATCAAGCCGTTCCACATGAAGGAATTGCTGCTGCGAATTGAACGTCTAGCCTTTAGATTTTTATTCTAG